The Paenibacillus uliginis N3/975 genome has a window encoding:
- a CDS encoding TrkA C-terminal domain-containing protein yields MQDIAGYKSIALDIAQRIVSGEFGVRSKISGRSLLASQYHVSPETIRKSINLLKEEDIVSVSQGKEIIVISDQRALDYLTKNNYLKTVYSLKQDLENLLEQKKEIDHKFEKVISGIINFSDRLQNLKPYHPIEINVSESSHVVGKTIGNLEFWQQTGATIIALRRGTDISISPGPHVILRENDVLIVVGDGQVHQRTTQFINQQ; encoded by the coding sequence GTGCAAGACATCGCTGGTTACAAATCAATTGCGCTTGATATTGCGCAAAGAATCGTGAGTGGTGAATTTGGTGTTCGAAGTAAAATATCAGGTAGGTCATTACTGGCTAGTCAATATCATGTATCGCCAGAAACAATTCGAAAGTCCATTAATTTGTTAAAAGAAGAGGATATCGTCTCCGTTTCGCAAGGGAAAGAAATCATTGTTATTTCAGATCAGCGAGCATTGGATTACTTAACTAAAAATAATTATTTAAAAACCGTCTACTCCTTAAAGCAAGATCTAGAAAATTTGCTGGAGCAGAAAAAGGAAATTGATCATAAATTTGAAAAAGTTATATCCGGGATTATTAATTTTTCGGATCGGCTTCAGAATCTAAAGCCATACCATCCCATTGAGATTAACGTGAGTGAATCTTCACATGTCGTGGGTAAGACCATTGGAAACTTAGAGTTCTGGCAACAGACAGGGGCTACCATTATTGCTTTACGCAGAGGTACCGACATCTCAATATCACCAGGACCTCACGTGATTTTACGAGAAAATGATGTATTGATTGTTGTGGGCGATGGTCAAGTCCATCAGAGAACAACACAATTTATTAATCAACAATAA
- a CDS encoding ABC transporter ATP-binding protein (Members of the family are the ATP-binding subunit of ABC transporters for substrates such as betaine, L-proline or other amino acids, choline, carnitine, etc. The substrate specificity is best determined from the substrate-binding subunit, rather than this subunit, as it interacts with the permease subunit and not with substrate directly.) — MIKFENVCKTYADGSQAVKKMNFEIQAGEFIVLIGPSGCGKTTTMKMMNRLIPHTEGTISIRGQDISRLNPVELRRNIGYVIQQVGLFPHYTIEENIALIPHLKGWSKEQKHQRVQQLLQLIGLDPNQFAKKYPRELSGGQQQRIGVARALAADPEVILMDEPFGALDPITREQLQDELLRLQKSLKKTIVFVTHDMDEALKLGDRIAVIKDGMLLQMDTPEKLLNEPAHGFVEQFIGKNRIYQNPAFITVKDIMRENPAVATPDLSPSRAFAQMRKRRTDTLIVVNDQGQFNGIVSAYDLQSRMESISTIQELIIDSEFYLDETATAKDALIAIDDAKHGIIPIVTSEMNVIGVVTRASLLTTFAGHWAGKEENNEAIAVGTTH; from the coding sequence ATGATTAAGTTTGAAAATGTATGTAAAACGTATGCAGACGGATCTCAGGCTGTTAAAAAAATGAATTTTGAAATTCAAGCAGGTGAGTTCATCGTCTTGATTGGACCGAGTGGTTGCGGTAAGACAACGACCATGAAAATGATGAATCGATTAATTCCCCATACGGAGGGGACCATTTCCATAAGAGGCCAAGATATATCTCGACTTAATCCTGTTGAATTAAGAAGAAATATTGGATATGTCATACAACAAGTTGGACTTTTTCCTCACTATACCATTGAAGAGAACATCGCATTAATTCCCCATCTAAAAGGTTGGAGTAAAGAACAAAAACATCAGCGTGTTCAACAATTGTTGCAACTTATTGGATTAGACCCCAACCAATTCGCCAAAAAATATCCCCGTGAATTATCTGGAGGCCAACAACAAAGGATTGGTGTAGCTCGGGCATTAGCCGCAGATCCTGAAGTCATCCTCATGGATGAACCGTTCGGAGCTCTAGACCCCATTACGAGAGAACAATTACAAGATGAGTTGCTACGATTGCAGAAATCTCTCAAAAAAACCATTGTATTCGTTACGCATGATATGGATGAAGCGCTGAAATTGGGCGATCGCATCGCAGTAATCAAAGATGGAATGTTGCTGCAGATGGATACGCCAGAGAAGCTGCTTAATGAGCCAGCCCATGGATTTGTTGAACAATTTATTGGAAAGAATCGAATCTATCAGAATCCTGCATTTATTACTGTCAAAGATATTATGCGTGAGAATCCGGCTGTTGCTACACCCGACTTGTCCCCATCAAGAGCATTTGCTCAAATGAGGAAGCGAAGAACAGATACGCTAATTGTTGTCAATGATCAAGGACAATTTAATGGAATCGTGTCGGCATACGATCTACAGTCGCGCATGGAATCCATATCTACAATTCAAGAACTAATCATAGATTCTGAATTTTACCTAGATGAGACGGCAACTGCAAAAGATGCACTAATTGCTATTGATGATGCCAAACACGGTATCATCCCTATCGTAACAAGTGAAATGAATGTTATTGGGGTTGTAACAAGAGCGAGTCTATTAACAACATTTGCAGGGCACTGGGCCGGTAAGGAGGAGAACAATGAGGCAATCGCTGTGGGAACAACTCATTAA
- a CDS encoding ABC transporter permease yields the protein MRQSLWEQLIKQFSSRWEDLLASIGMHIELVLISMLIAIIVGVPLGILVSRVPSLKSWVIGGAGILQTIPSLALLGFMIPLFGIGINTAIAALFLYSLLPIIRNTYTGIKDVDAATIEAARGMGMTDMQILFKVQLPLALSVIMAGIRTSTVINVGTATLAAFIGAGGLGDFIFLGISRNIDALILLGAVPAAILALILDFLLGVTEKWTTPRGLKNTK from the coding sequence ATGAGGCAATCGCTGTGGGAACAACTCATTAAACAATTTAGCTCAAGATGGGAAGATCTGTTGGCTTCAATAGGAATGCATATCGAGCTTGTTCTAATCTCTATGCTGATTGCCATTATTGTAGGAGTACCTTTAGGCATATTAGTTTCTCGTGTTCCTTCGTTAAAAAGTTGGGTTATTGGTGGAGCCGGTATTCTGCAGACGATCCCCAGCTTGGCACTGTTAGGTTTTATGATCCCTTTATTTGGAATTGGTATCAATACAGCCATCGCTGCCCTCTTCTTGTATTCGTTATTGCCGATTATTCGGAATACGTATACAGGAATTAAGGATGTGGATGCTGCTACAATCGAAGCGGCCAGGGGCATGGGGATGACGGATATGCAGATTTTGTTTAAAGTCCAGCTCCCGTTAGCGTTATCTGTCATAATGGCAGGGATTCGTACGTCTACGGTTATTAATGTGGGTACAGCAACCCTTGCAGCCTTTATTGGTGCAGGTGGTCTGGGGGATTTCATCTTCTTGGGTATATCTAGAAATATTGATGCTCTTATTCTTCTTGGTGCTGTACCGGCTGCAATTCTCGCTTTAATCCTGGATTTCTTATTAGGCGTAACGGAGAAATGGACAACACCAAGAGGTTTAAAAAATACGAAATAA
- a CDS encoding glycine betaine ABC transporter substrate-binding protein: protein MKKQWFILGLISVLMISLIGCSSGKESKETITIGSKNFTENILLAHMMADLIEKNTDLAVERKVNLGGSDIAWKALKSNDIQLYPDYTGTIVANYYQQETGTAEETLNKTLDLMTKDKLSFPANFGFNNTYTLAVSKETAAKYNLKTFSDLAKVANELVLGCEFEFKDRPDGYPGLEKTYGMSFKKVNAMDRGIMYRSLTDGQVDVINAFATEGQIKVHDLVILEDDQGFFPPYHAGTIIREDVLAKYPELESTLKKLEGVLDEQIMQDLNAKVDSEGLKAESVARDFLKEKGLM, encoded by the coding sequence ATGAAGAAACAATGGTTTATATTAGGTTTGATATCAGTACTTATGATTTCATTGATTGGATGCAGTTCAGGCAAAGAAAGTAAAGAGACCATCACCATTGGCTCTAAGAACTTTACCGAGAATATCTTATTGGCACATATGATGGCTGATTTAATCGAGAAGAATACCGATTTGGCTGTAGAGCGAAAAGTGAATTTAGGGGGATCCGATATTGCTTGGAAGGCCTTAAAAAGCAATGATATTCAACTCTATCCTGATTATACAGGTACTATCGTAGCTAACTATTATCAGCAAGAGACAGGAACTGCGGAAGAGACATTGAACAAAACACTTGATCTTATGACAAAAGATAAGTTGTCTTTTCCTGCAAATTTCGGCTTTAATAACACCTACACTTTAGCAGTAAGTAAAGAAACGGCTGCGAAGTATAACCTGAAAACGTTTAGTGATCTAGCGAAAGTAGCGAATGAGTTAGTATTGGGTTGTGAGTTCGAATTTAAGGATCGCCCAGACGGATATCCAGGACTAGAAAAGACTTATGGAATGAGCTTTAAGAAGGTGAATGCGATGGACCGAGGAATTATGTATCGATCACTGACTGATGGGCAAGTCGATGTTATTAATGCTTTCGCTACAGAAGGTCAAATCAAGGTTCATGATTTAGTAATATTAGAAGATGATCAAGGTTTTTTCCCTCCATACCATGCGGGAACAATCATTCGTGAGGATGTCCTGGCGAAGTATCCAGAACTAGAAAGTACATTAAAAAAACTTGAAGGTGTATTAGATGAACAAATCATGCAAGATTTGAACGCAAAAGTAGATTCTGAAGGCCTTAAGGCCGAGAGCGTTGCACGTGATTTTTTGAAAGAAAAAGGCTTGATGTAA
- a CDS encoding serine hydrolase, which yields MKLKKQQLETLFSVLREKEQINGAVCVAEQGEILYQGVFGYGELSSKRKLTLDSVFELASLSKPFTAVAIMLLEEQGRLAYDDSIEQWLPDFPYPGITVRHLLNHTSGLPDYMDLFQEHWDHTQIAVNEDVLNLLMEYKPERYFLPNEQWEYSNTGYVMLALLVERISGLSFAEYMDTYLFRPLGMLNSRVYNRRYSNEKISGYAYGYVYDAISGEYVLPEQLLETQYVIYLDGIQGDGTVNSTIGDLLKFDQALYSDKILSEETLKQAFTPVRLNNGETYDYGFGWILEKNAEKGMTVSHSGGWPGYATLMIRYIDESKTIIYLSNMEQDYEFEQSIIAAVQHILFDQPFDIPERPEKRRAVQVDPKIYERYTGSYQLSDGRAAWITVEQDRLYLQADGQMRLELYPSSEVRFFLRPLPVEVEFVADTPAKASKFIIYEENGTEEHAIRAE from the coding sequence ATGAAATTGAAGAAGCAGCAATTAGAGACGCTATTTAGCGTTTTACGTGAAAAAGAACAAATAAACGGAGCGGTATGTGTAGCCGAGCAAGGAGAAATTTTGTATCAGGGTGTATTTGGATATGGGGAGTTGTCTAGCAAGAGAAAGTTAACGCTTGATTCCGTGTTCGAACTGGCTTCGTTATCCAAGCCTTTTACCGCGGTAGCTATCATGCTATTGGAAGAACAGGGGCGGCTAGCCTATGACGATTCCATCGAACAATGGCTTCCTGATTTTCCTTACCCCGGTATTACAGTACGGCATCTGTTGAACCATACTTCAGGATTACCCGATTACATGGATCTGTTCCAGGAGCATTGGGATCATACACAGATTGCTGTGAATGAAGATGTGTTAAACCTGTTGATGGAGTATAAGCCGGAGCGTTATTTTTTACCGAATGAACAATGGGAATATAGCAATACCGGGTATGTCATGCTCGCATTGCTTGTAGAACGGATTTCAGGACTGAGCTTCGCCGAGTACATGGATACGTATCTGTTTCGTCCACTAGGTATGCTGAATTCGCGGGTATACAACCGAAGATATTCGAATGAGAAAATTTCCGGATATGCTTATGGTTATGTTTACGATGCGATTTCGGGTGAATATGTGCTTCCGGAACAGCTTTTGGAGACACAGTATGTGATCTACCTTGATGGCATTCAAGGAGATGGAACAGTGAACTCTACAATAGGGGATTTACTGAAATTCGATCAAGCTTTATATTCGGATAAAATATTAAGTGAAGAAACGCTTAAGCAAGCCTTCACGCCGGTCCGGTTGAATAACGGAGAAACGTATGATTACGGCTTCGGCTGGATTCTGGAAAAGAATGCGGAAAAGGGGATGACCGTTAGCCATAGCGGTGGATGGCCGGGGTATGCGACACTCATGATTCGTTATATCGACGAGAGCAAAACGATTATATACCTGAGCAATATGGAACAGGATTACGAATTTGAGCAAAGTATCATTGCAGCAGTTCAACATATTTTGTTCGACCAGCCTTTTGATATTCCGGAACGTCCCGAGAAGAGAAGAGCGGTACAGGTTGATCCGAAAATATATGAGCGTTATACAGGTTCTTATCAACTCAGTGATGGCAGAGCTGCATGGATTACTGTAGAGCAGGACCGTCTGTATCTTCAAGCTGACGGACAAATGCGTCTGGAGCTATATCCTTCATCAGAAGTAAGGTTTTTCCTCCGGCCTTTGCCGGTGGAGGTGGAGTTCGTTGCAGATACGCCTGCCAAAGCTTCAAAATTTATTATTTATGAAGAAAATGGAACAGAGGAGCACGCGATTCGGGCGGAGTAA
- a CDS encoding MarR family transcriptional regulator produces MDNVNEDFVSCVKEMNEAEYLINALLLHEYRSLLDDEITTKQALLLELIHKHQRMTVREIADQMEVSSSAVSQIIGKLEKMGYVKREINLQNRREIIVQIGSQGVTYFAKQDKVEREIIERFYAKMEFEEVQQLLQLTLKLKEIVEQELSRS; encoded by the coding sequence GTGGATAATGTAAATGAAGATTTTGTAAGTTGTGTTAAAGAGATGAATGAAGCCGAGTATTTGATCAACGCGCTGCTACTGCACGAATATCGCTCGTTATTAGACGATGAGATTACAACGAAACAGGCATTGCTGCTGGAATTGATTCATAAACATCAGAGAATGACCGTACGGGAAATTGCGGATCAGATGGAGGTTTCCTCTAGTGCGGTAAGCCAGATTATTGGCAAGCTTGAGAAAATGGGGTACGTGAAGCGGGAGATTAATCTCCAAAATCGGCGTGAAATTATTGTGCAGATAGGATCGCAAGGAGTCACCTATTTTGCTAAGCAGGATAAGGTGGAGAGAGAGATTATTGAACGGTTTTATGCGAAAATGGAGTTTGAAGAGGTCCAGCAGCTCCTGCAATTAACACTGAAATTAAAGGAAATTGTGGAGCAGGAATTAAGCAGATCTTAG
- a CDS encoding helix-turn-helix domain-containing protein: protein MISLEPADKTISAELIRYIKKENISISSFADKSGINSGTLSRIINGNQSISVSHLDLITRAMNLEEGYFYTLYADECFMQSSLDWRRLGPFIMRCAELGKLQCIDQVIGMTMDNLSYSSLLFDSAETLYQNENKEAALIIFKTVAESEKYQHAERLALCQYRIFTCSLSQDQENNLECAVQFESYVSRLSESEQLDALKDLTNIFLSLRKWNKARYYAQEMGRISRYLYEQKNYRKKRNGKYIEPKKPLFGYILYSDLLLGAISAENGDYEQALYYLSCYEDQSWIIETDELAELTKNQFREWAIGNGYLYRLMTGNTTILDEYVEYISSRKDEILRALFKIVQAANYYHFDIDKYLERFEDLISDQLELSGTIGSYTVHIMDDRFANFLTDVGLYYLKKDNIKKGFKYILESLVISFKINNTANMVRCCSMIENIRHKLDNSNLQKYAAIMKEVYNPDEEKISGTLIHH from the coding sequence GTGATATCTTTGGAGCCTGCAGACAAGACGATCAGTGCAGAGTTAATACGCTACATAAAGAAAGAAAATATTAGCATCTCTTCCTTCGCAGATAAGTCGGGAATCAATTCAGGAACTCTTAGTAGAATCATCAATGGCAATCAATCCATTTCCGTATCACACCTTGATTTAATTACAAGAGCAATGAATTTGGAAGAAGGATACTTTTATACTTTATATGCAGATGAGTGCTTTATGCAATCATCACTTGACTGGAGACGGCTTGGGCCGTTTATCATGCGATGTGCCGAACTAGGTAAATTACAATGTATTGATCAAGTTATTGGTATGACGATGGATAATCTAAGTTATTCTTCTTTGCTTTTCGATAGTGCAGAAACACTATATCAAAACGAAAATAAAGAAGCGGCATTAATTATTTTCAAGACAGTTGCCGAAAGTGAAAAATACCAACACGCTGAGCGGTTGGCTTTGTGTCAATATAGGATATTTACATGCTCATTAAGTCAGGACCAGGAAAATAATCTGGAGTGCGCAGTACAATTTGAATCCTATGTTTCACGTCTTAGTGAATCAGAGCAATTAGATGCTTTGAAAGATTTAACAAATATTTTTTTGTCCTTACGAAAGTGGAATAAAGCAAGATACTATGCACAAGAAATGGGGCGTATCTCCAGGTATCTTTATGAACAGAAGAATTACAGAAAGAAACGTAACGGAAAATACATAGAGCCAAAAAAACCATTGTTTGGATACATTTTGTACTCTGATTTGCTGTTAGGCGCAATATCTGCTGAAAACGGCGATTACGAGCAGGCACTTTATTATCTATCATGTTATGAGGATCAAAGTTGGATTATAGAAACGGATGAATTAGCTGAACTTACAAAAAATCAATTCCGGGAATGGGCTATAGGCAACGGTTACCTGTATAGATTAATGACTGGAAATACTACTATACTTGATGAGTATGTAGAGTATATCTCCTCCCGAAAAGATGAGATTCTAAGAGCTTTATTTAAAATCGTTCAAGCAGCAAATTACTATCATTTTGATATTGATAAGTATCTTGAAAGGTTTGAAGATCTCATATCTGATCAACTCGAATTATCAGGAACTATCGGTAGTTACACAGTTCATATTATGGACGATCGCTTTGCAAATTTTCTAACAGATGTCGGTTTATATTATTTAAAAAAAGATAATATTAAAAAGGGTTTTAAATATATATTGGAAAGTTTGGTAATCTCGTTTAAAATTAACAATACAGCGAATATGGTGAGGTGCTGCAGCATGATAGAGAATATCCGACATAAGTTAGATAATTCCAATCTTCAAAAATACGCTGCAATTATGAAGGAGGTTTATAATCCAGATGAAGAAAAAATTAGCGGTACTCTCATTCATCATTAG
- a CDS encoding aspartyl-phosphate phosphatase Spo0E family protein yields MLHDEVIRQRIEESRQLLYQLEMQYGLRHPKVLKQSMHLDELINRYNRVKYREGMKPIA; encoded by the coding sequence ATGTTACATGACGAAGTCATACGGCAGCGCATAGAGGAGTCTAGACAACTGCTGTATCAACTGGAAATGCAATATGGTTTGCGGCACCCCAAAGTGCTTAAACAATCTATGCATCTTGACGAACTAATTAATCGATATAACAGGGTTAAATATAGAGAAGGCATGAAGCCTATTGCTTAA
- a CDS encoding helix-turn-helix domain-containing protein: protein MIHTTTIRSEMESYLNRTGLTINQFAEVSKVNSGTISTIIKGTRPIAMQQLDRIVLAMGLPEGSFYELYVDECFVQSPNWRRLRPFLYRCTELDKLECIQRVVHLMMDNLSYIPALFDTAEDFFNQGKFAAAAIIYESITESEKYQHSERLALCHYRLFTISLSHDQEQNLRAATRLEGFVERLDVIDQLDALKDLVNMYYSLRKWDKVDGMAAIMGKKALIQYNYRYEQARRSDKHREPKRPLFTYIVYSHLMRSAICEEYGDYEQALQYIPLYSDLNWVREDTEEAKQLIEKFKMWATANTYLCHLMMGKIEVLQEYVAFIESQENEIIHAVTNILQAANRFDFNIDDILIKFELQITLFIDNYGTTGKYTDQVLMNKFTCLLTELSTYYWHRERYETGIKCVLIGLETAIEIHNDDAILKYVRLFELFRHVSSKEAQHRYHKLICEV from the coding sequence TTGATACATACAACCACGATACGATCAGAAATGGAAAGTTACCTGAATAGAACCGGGTTAACGATTAATCAATTTGCAGAAGTATCCAAGGTTAACTCCGGGACGATCAGTACGATCATCAAGGGAACCAGGCCTATTGCCATGCAGCAGCTAGACCGGATTGTATTGGCTATGGGACTTCCCGAAGGCAGTTTTTATGAATTATATGTAGATGAATGCTTTGTTCAATCCCCCAATTGGCGGCGTTTGCGACCATTCTTATACCGTTGTACAGAATTGGACAAGCTAGAATGTATTCAGCGAGTCGTTCACCTCATGATGGATAACCTTTCTTACATTCCGGCGCTTTTTGATACAGCTGAGGATTTCTTTAACCAGGGCAAGTTTGCTGCTGCGGCTATTATTTATGAGAGTATTACCGAAAGCGAGAAGTATCAGCATTCCGAGCGCTTAGCTCTTTGCCATTATCGATTATTCACCATCTCATTAAGTCATGATCAGGAACAGAATCTTCGGGCAGCTACTAGACTTGAGGGTTTTGTCGAGCGGCTGGATGTTATAGACCAGCTTGATGCGCTAAAGGATTTAGTGAATATGTACTATTCTCTCAGAAAATGGGATAAAGTGGATGGAATGGCCGCTATAATGGGAAAGAAGGCATTAATCCAATACAATTATAGGTATGAACAGGCCAGAAGAAGCGATAAGCATCGAGAGCCTAAACGTCCGTTGTTTACTTATATCGTATACTCTCACTTAATGCGTTCGGCTATCTGTGAAGAATACGGCGATTATGAGCAAGCCTTGCAGTATATTCCCTTATATTCTGATCTGAACTGGGTGAGAGAGGACACGGAAGAGGCTAAGCAGTTGATAGAGAAGTTCAAAATGTGGGCTACGGCGAACACTTACTTATGTCATCTGATGATGGGAAAAATTGAGGTGCTTCAGGAATATGTAGCGTTTATCGAATCGCAAGAAAATGAAATTATTCATGCAGTAACTAATATTCTTCAAGCAGCAAATCGCTTTGATTTTAATATAGACGATATTCTTATAAAATTTGAATTACAAATTACTCTGTTTATCGATAATTATGGAACTACAGGGAAGTATACCGATCAAGTATTAATGAATAAATTTACCTGTCTCTTGACCGAGCTTTCTACTTACTATTGGCACCGTGAGAGATATGAGACTGGTATAAAGTGTGTACTGATTGGATTGGAAACGGCTATAGAAATTCATAATGATGATGCGATTCTCAAGTATGTAAGACTGTTTGAGCTGTTCCGACATGTGTCATCCAAAGAAGCACAACATAGATATCATAAATTAATTTGTGAGGTGTAA
- a CDS encoding sigma factor-like helix-turn-helix DNA-binding protein — protein sequence MDKQQTAYERLKVQVDRIGWRIQYRAKTIRKREYSFYDLEYMRTDVSFTDGSENRMMIEQLINTLPPQGKLIIYKLYIQDQTESEVALQLNMSQQAVNKWKRKMIEQLSQTVSS from the coding sequence ATGGATAAACAGCAGACAGCCTACGAACGTCTTAAGGTCCAGGTTGACCGTATTGGCTGGAGAATTCAATATCGTGCCAAAACGATTAGAAAACGAGAGTATTCCTTCTATGATTTAGAATATATGCGAACGGATGTCTCTTTTACAGATGGCTCCGAGAATCGAATGATGATTGAACAACTCATCAATACACTACCTCCTCAAGGCAAGTTGATTATCTATAAACTTTATATACAAGATCAGACCGAATCCGAAGTCGCCCTTCAACTAAATATGAGCCAACAGGCGGTGAATAAATGGAAACGAAAAATGATAGAGCAGTTGTCCCAGACTGTGAGCTCCTAG
- a CDS encoding DUF4127 family protein produces MKKVLYVPLDDRPVNLDDVIVQGRSAGIEVITPCISDITNRLDSQKTASCSILESTSSPIFGNMPNIRQFILDHADSVDGFIISADMLAYGGLIGSRRLRSSGSGSYPNYDPSTTNLLDAIRLVKESCPSKPVYVLDTIMRLATTTYVEGVFQNAYDESRSFMKQPRKEVCDFNGILNGYDIKPDGTPYESTTTFNKEHYYEARRHKFKSNYYILDKLARLGYIDFLAIGVDDSSTQGVQANEITFVEGYITACLGGTDGQNPDRVVILPDADGLGHSLMARMANHLLCISAKPRYTVQYFGPHGSTIINPYEYMSVHENISHHVDIVGGQLVSDCPDVEIIAVTDVNQVSSAVSRIESNASNRVPTVVIDFVAGGAANSAVTEALLSSPSTGQILGYSGWNTAGNKIGIAIGMGQARYAYLTTETHSAALDAAVNAHGSLLFKRFLKDYYYKTLTIGEIRQYSRANTLYTNIPYSDANFLLFNSESDYNYVLNVLQDRMQTHTGTLACKNAFQIGQSPASCSIRQICGGTWSYAEYASASTAFENPNYIWHRAFEITVNPEVTLS; encoded by the coding sequence ATGAAAAAAGTACTGTATGTGCCATTAGATGATCGTCCGGTGAACCTGGATGATGTTATTGTTCAAGGAAGATCCGCCGGAATCGAGGTTATTACGCCTTGCATTAGCGATATTACTAACCGTTTGGATTCACAAAAAACAGCATCATGCTCCATTCTGGAAAGCACTTCTTCACCGATCTTTGGAAACATGCCGAACATCCGCCAATTTATTCTCGATCACGCAGACTCTGTAGATGGCTTCATTATTTCGGCAGACATGCTTGCTTACGGAGGATTAATCGGAAGCAGACGTCTGCGGAGCAGCGGGAGCGGAAGTTATCCCAACTACGATCCTTCCACAACAAATTTATTGGACGCTATTCGTCTGGTTAAAGAATCCTGTCCGAGTAAACCGGTCTATGTTCTGGATACGATTATGCGTCTGGCTACAACCACTTATGTTGAAGGTGTATTTCAGAACGCTTATGATGAATCCCGCAGCTTCATGAAACAACCACGTAAAGAAGTGTGTGATTTCAACGGAATTTTGAATGGCTATGACATAAAACCGGACGGCACTCCATACGAAAGCACAACCACCTTCAACAAAGAGCATTATTATGAAGCTCGTCGCCACAAATTCAAATCGAACTATTACATCCTGGATAAGCTTGCTCGATTAGGTTATATTGATTTTCTTGCGATTGGTGTCGATGACTCCTCTACGCAAGGCGTTCAGGCCAACGAAATCACCTTTGTGGAGGGCTATATTACAGCTTGTCTGGGGGGAACGGACGGACAAAATCCTGACCGTGTTGTCATTCTTCCTGACGCGGACGGCCTCGGCCATTCACTCATGGCCCGAATGGCCAATCATCTATTATGCATATCAGCTAAACCGAGATATACGGTGCAATACTTCGGACCACATGGTTCCACAATCATTAACCCTTACGAATATATGAGTGTGCATGAAAATATCAGCCATCACGTGGATATTGTAGGCGGCCAGCTGGTTAGTGATTGCCCTGATGTGGAGATCATTGCGGTTACAGACGTTAATCAGGTATCCAGTGCGGTAAGTCGAATTGAATCCAATGCCTCGAACCGTGTTCCGACTGTCGTCATTGATTTCGTCGCCGGAGGTGCCGCGAACTCAGCGGTTACAGAGGCGCTGCTCAGCAGTCCATCCACAGGACAAATTCTCGGATACAGTGGATGGAATACAGCCGGCAATAAGATCGGAATTGCGATCGGGATGGGGCAAGCCCGGTATGCGTACCTGACTACAGAAACACACTCCGCAGCCCTTGATGCGGCGGTAAACGCACACGGTTCGCTTTTGTTCAAGCGATTCTTGAAAGACTACTATTATAAGACGTTGACCATTGGAGAGATTCGGCAGTATTCCAGAGCCAATACTCTATATACGAACATTCCATACTCTGATGCGAATTTTCTGCTCTTCAATTCAGAGAGCGATTATAATTATGTGCTTAACGTCTTACAGGATCGAATGCAGACACACACAGGTACCCTTGCCTGCAAAAACGCCTTCCAAATTGGTCAGTCTCCTGCCTCATGCAGTATCCGCCAAATCTGCGGGGGGACATGGTCCTATGCGGAATATGCCAGTGCCTCAACCGCATTTGAGAACCCGAACTATATCTGGCATCGGGCTTTCGAGATTACTGTGAACCCTGAGGTTACATTGTCCTGA